A single Microbacterium protaetiae DNA region contains:
- a CDS encoding response regulator: protein MTERIRVLLVDDQELIRFGYRLVLEAEPDIEVVGEAADGQAAVEGAARLRPDVVVMDVRMPRMDGIAATARIVDIVPSARVLVVTTFDLDEYTFGALQAGASGFLLKDATREQLTSAVRSVHRGDAILAPRATRLLIEAYTSPASSATPQPPAGLTDREQDVFVAIGRGLTNAEIAETLFLSESTVKTHVGRVLAKLGARDRVHLVILAHRMRLVQ, encoded by the coding sequence ATGACCGAGCGCATCCGGGTGCTGCTGGTCGACGATCAAGAGCTCATCCGCTTCGGCTACCGTCTGGTGCTCGAGGCTGAGCCCGACATCGAGGTGGTGGGCGAGGCCGCCGACGGTCAGGCCGCCGTCGAGGGTGCCGCGAGGTTGCGCCCGGACGTGGTGGTCATGGACGTGCGGATGCCGCGGATGGACGGCATCGCGGCCACGGCCCGCATCGTCGACATCGTGCCGAGCGCCCGGGTGCTCGTCGTGACCACTTTCGACCTCGACGAGTACACCTTCGGCGCTCTCCAGGCGGGGGCCAGCGGGTTCCTCCTGAAAGACGCGACGCGCGAGCAGCTGACCTCTGCCGTGCGCAGCGTGCATCGCGGTGACGCGATCCTCGCCCCGCGCGCGACACGGCTGCTCATCGAGGCGTACACCAGCCCGGCTTCCAGCGCGACACCGCAGCCGCCGGCAGGCCTCACCGACCGGGAGCAGGACGTGTTCGTCGCGATAGGCCGCGGATTGACCAACGCCGAGATCGCCGAGACGCTGTTCCTCAGCGAGTCCACCGTGAAGACGCACGTGGGGCGGGTACTGGCCAAACTCGGCGCCCGCGACCGCGTGCACCTGGTCATCCTCGCCCACCGCATGCGGCTCGTGCAGTGA
- a CDS encoding globin, with the protein MTDAAPVSFYDEIGGHEVFVRLVHYFYEGVATDEVLIPMYPAHDLDGAEERLTMFLEQYWGGPNTYSQRRGHPRLRMRHAAFHVNPDARDRWLSHMRDAMDRLQLAPLHDATLWDYLQRAAHSLVNTFEPTPTPKETS; encoded by the coding sequence GTGACCGATGCCGCCCCGGTGAGCTTTTACGACGAAATCGGCGGACACGAGGTGTTCGTGCGACTCGTGCATTACTTCTACGAAGGCGTCGCCACCGACGAAGTTCTCATCCCGATGTACCCTGCCCACGACTTGGATGGGGCCGAAGAGCGCCTGACGATGTTCCTCGAGCAGTACTGGGGCGGGCCGAACACTTACAGTCAGCGGCGCGGACACCCGAGGCTGCGGATGCGACACGCCGCCTTCCACGTCAACCCCGATGCCCGCGACCGCTGGCTCTCTCACATGCGCGACGCCATGGACCGGCTGCAATTGGCGCCGTTGCACGACGCCACACTCTGGGATTACCTGCAACGCGCCGCGCACTCGCTCGTGAACACTTTCGAGCCCACCCCGACGCCAAAGGAGACGTCATGA
- a CDS encoding sensor histidine kinase: MPRPPGVIRRYWARHTLFADILIALACVFFSLGAAGLGASRAGAATGPTWAFSLVILVLALAACTAVLFRRRLPLLPFILATALQATSVAVPHGAAVAPLVVSTYALAVYGSNRLCALAATATTVLVSLLSIGVLGATHPEIALSATANTFFNTALCVVLGALVGVNVGNRKRYLAAVIERSRRLLVERDQQAELAAAAERERIAREMHDIVSHSLTVIVALSEGANATNDPARAREAMAAATTTARTALADMRAMLGILRSEDPAAPLVPEVTPGALVAAAQRAGFPVTLTTTGAPVREPAARYAVGRIVQEGLTNAMRHAPGAHSISVRIDAGLERVRVQVDNDGATGAADTGGFGIRGLHERARHLGGTVESGPHGRDGWRLRADLPLSEHDEEKP, translated from the coding sequence TTGCCCCGCCCACCGGGGGTGATCCGGCGGTACTGGGCGCGGCACACACTGTTCGCCGACATCCTCATCGCGCTGGCGTGTGTGTTCTTCTCGCTCGGTGCCGCCGGCCTCGGCGCCTCCCGCGCCGGCGCAGCCACCGGTCCCACCTGGGCCTTCTCGCTCGTCATCCTCGTCCTGGCGCTGGCGGCGTGTACGGCGGTGCTGTTCCGCCGACGTCTGCCGCTTCTGCCGTTCATTCTCGCCACCGCCTTGCAGGCGACGAGCGTGGCGGTGCCGCACGGCGCCGCGGTGGCGCCCCTCGTGGTGAGCACGTACGCCCTCGCGGTCTACGGTTCGAACCGACTGTGCGCGCTGGCTGCGACGGCGACCACGGTCTTGGTGTCGCTGCTGAGCATCGGGGTGCTGGGGGCGACGCATCCCGAGATCGCACTGTCTGCGACGGCGAACACGTTCTTCAACACTGCCCTCTGCGTCGTCCTCGGCGCGCTGGTGGGAGTGAACGTGGGCAACCGCAAGCGTTACCTCGCCGCGGTGATCGAGCGCTCTCGCCGACTTCTGGTGGAGCGCGACCAGCAGGCGGAGCTGGCCGCCGCCGCCGAGCGGGAACGCATCGCCCGGGAGATGCACGACATCGTGTCGCACTCGCTCACCGTGATCGTCGCGCTTTCCGAGGGGGCCAACGCGACGAATGACCCCGCCCGTGCGCGGGAAGCGATGGCTGCAGCCACCACCACCGCACGCACAGCACTGGCCGATATGCGTGCAATGCTCGGTATTCTGCGCTCAGAGGACCCCGCCGCGCCCCTCGTTCCCGAGGTCACTCCCGGCGCCCTGGTGGCCGCCGCCCAGCGTGCCGGGTTCCCCGTCACGCTCACGACCACCGGCGCACCCGTGCGCGAGCCGGCCGCACGCTACGCGGTCGGGCGCATCGTCCAAGAAGGCCTGACCAACGCCATGCGCCACGCCCCCGGTGCCCACAGCATCAGCGTTCGCATCGATGCCGGGCTTGAGCGGGTTCGTGTGCAGGTGGACAACGACGGCGCGACCGGTGCCGCCGACACCGGCGGCTTCGGCATCCGTGGCCTCCACGAACGCGCCCGACACCTCGGCGGTACCGTCGAATCAGGTCCGCACGGCAGAGACGGCTGGCGGCTGCGAGCCGACCTGCCCCTGAGCGAACACGATGAGGAGAAGCCATGA
- a CDS encoding mechanosensitive ion channel family protein, with product MPEFLQSLVRMAEKSDTPTLLEKILDFLVSAGWRLLLAIVIVLGAIIVAWLLRILIRRVVTRIVNGAKNKAQVDDTQALERSPLASARLVQRTRTLGTILSNMVNVLVGIIAIILVVNALFPGILGSFALLTAALGAGLGFGAQNIVKDVLNGIFIVAEDQIGIGDVVDLGLATGIVEYVSVRVTHVRDVNGTLWYVRNGEVTRIGNMSKGWSRVIIDVSVPADADVDDVEQRMLDAATALAKDLKWRTRITGYPELWGLQSVSGETLVLRIVMKTRAHAKDDVASELRLRLRAALGEVGLADLASVLLEGAEGAQRVRGANPPRTRPNPVAGDVVWKPKKKKPKRDKGPGGSEPPEGTTP from the coding sequence ATGCCCGAGTTTCTGCAGAGCCTGGTCCGCATGGCCGAGAAGAGCGACACCCCCACGCTGCTCGAGAAGATCCTCGATTTTCTCGTGTCGGCGGGGTGGCGGCTGCTGTTGGCCATCGTGATCGTCCTGGGCGCGATCATCGTCGCCTGGCTGCTGCGCATCCTCATCCGACGAGTGGTCACGCGTATCGTGAACGGCGCGAAGAACAAGGCGCAGGTCGACGACACCCAGGCGCTGGAACGCTCACCCCTGGCCTCGGCACGACTCGTGCAGCGCACGCGCACGCTGGGCACGATCCTGAGCAACATGGTCAACGTGCTGGTGGGCATCATCGCCATCATCCTGGTCGTCAACGCCCTGTTCCCCGGCATCCTCGGCTCCTTCGCCCTGCTGACGGCGGCACTGGGGGCCGGTCTCGGTTTCGGCGCGCAGAACATCGTCAAAGACGTGCTCAACGGCATCTTCATCGTCGCCGAAGACCAGATCGGCATCGGCGACGTCGTTGACCTCGGGCTTGCCACCGGCATCGTCGAATACGTGAGCGTGCGAGTCACGCATGTGCGCGATGTGAACGGCACGCTCTGGTACGTGCGCAACGGCGAGGTCACCCGCATCGGCAACATGTCGAAGGGCTGGTCTCGGGTCATCATCGACGTCTCCGTTCCCGCTGATGCCGACGTCGATGACGTGGAGCAGAGGATGCTGGATGCCGCGACCGCCCTCGCGAAGGATCTCAAATGGCGCACCCGCATCACCGGCTACCCGGAGCTGTGGGGGCTGCAGTCGGTCTCGGGTGAGACGCTCGTGCTGCGCATCGTCATGAAGACCCGGGCCCATGCGAAGGACGACGTCGCCAGCGAACTGCGGTTGCGCTTGCGCGCCGCGCTGGGCGAGGTCGGCCTGGCCGATCTCGCCTCGGTGTTGCTCGAGGGCGCCGAGGGCGCGCAGCGCGTGCGCGGTGCCAACCCGCCCCGTACCCGGCCGAACCCGGTCGCCGGCGATGTGGTGTGGAAGCCGAAGAAGAAGAAGCCGAAGCGCGACAAGGGGCCGGGCGGCTCCGAACCGCCGGAAGGGACCACCCCGTGA